The following are encoded in a window of Corynebacterium marinum DSM 44953 genomic DNA:
- a CDS encoding glycerophosphodiester phosphodiesterase family protein, with protein MKIIAHRGYSAKYPELTRLAFEKALELPVHGIECDVRLTLDGEVVLIHDPVIDRVANGRGRVSTATLARLRDHNFGDAEHPQQVLTLPEVLEMVKTHDDKHIYIETKHPMRYGRILEEQVVRALRHASLLDDPRIHVISFSAAAVARMRHLAPGVDRIHLRRKIERWLNPVDTHPGHPTGLGVSLWRARRRPDLIGSHGLPTYLWTVNEPADMLWARDRGVDMMATDEPELALRTLGG; from the coding sequence ATGAAGATCATCGCCCACCGGGGTTACTCCGCGAAGTACCCCGAACTCACACGGCTCGCGTTCGAGAAGGCCCTGGAGCTACCGGTCCACGGGATCGAGTGCGACGTCCGCCTGACCCTCGACGGCGAGGTGGTACTCATCCACGACCCCGTCATCGACCGGGTCGCCAACGGCCGCGGCCGCGTCTCCACCGCCACCCTGGCCCGCCTGCGCGACCACAACTTCGGCGACGCGGAGCACCCCCAGCAGGTGCTCACCCTCCCTGAGGTGCTGGAGATGGTGAAGACGCACGACGACAAGCACATCTACATCGAGACCAAACACCCCATGCGCTACGGCCGCATCCTCGAGGAGCAGGTCGTGCGGGCGCTCCGGCACGCCTCGCTTCTCGACGACCCCCGCATCCACGTCATCTCCTTCTCCGCCGCCGCGGTCGCGCGCATGCGCCACCTCGCCCCGGGCGTCGACCGGATCCACCTGCGCCGCAAGATCGAGCGCTGGCTCAACCCCGTGGACACCCACCCCGGGCATCCCACGGGGCTCGGCGTCTCCCTGTGGCGGGCCCGCCGGCGGCCGGACCTCATCGGCAGCCACGGCCTGCCCACCTACCTGTGGACCGTCAATGAACCCGCCGACATGCTGTGGGCGCGGGACCGGGGCGTCGACATGATGGCCACCGACGAACCCGAACTAGCCCTCCGCACCCTCGGCGGCTGA
- a CDS encoding pyruvate kinase, producing the protein MDDRLQELINQVDHLIEALVAEEERRAAAMGRVAENHRRGAVNLVHYAELRGHDIRKMQNELSAIGATRLTTTEPAVLARLQAARNVLSAYAGEELKYRGAEVSDAFALADDILEEHATTLFGESSEETHSRIMVTLPTEAAHDLELVRGFADAGMELARINCAHDGPEVWERMIAHVHTAAREIGREIKVAMDLAGPKVRTGEIAPGPAVGRARVTRTNTGQVITPAKLWLTPDDLSPDQTPPVPADLPGRPALALRVDPEWLEKLTPESEITLHDTRDAKRRFTVSRVGDGGVLAEGQRNAYISNSTLLEHDWEKTRVSGVPATEQRLRLFAGDRLILTDDQAPAEPAPGRTAKISCTLPEAVGAIEVGQPVLFDDGSIAARAYCRHTTPEGHTEVGLEITRARPEGTNLAAYKGINLPQTDLPLPSLTGEDIEAFRFVAAHGDIANVSFIRNAEDVAFVLATLERIAEESEDPERVRNLGIVLKIETIPAYENLCGVLLEGMRHPNLGVMIARGDLAVELGFERMAEVPRLIAQMAEAAHVPTVMATQVLENMAKSGLPSRAEITDAGYALRSEAVMLNKGPHITDAIRILHRLSTKLGRSQRKNRQLLRRIGSWVPDGNE; encoded by the coding sequence GTGGACGACAGGCTGCAGGAACTGATCAACCAGGTCGACCACCTCATCGAGGCGCTCGTGGCGGAGGAGGAGCGGCGGGCCGCGGCCATGGGCAGGGTCGCGGAGAACCACCGCCGCGGCGCCGTCAACCTCGTGCACTACGCGGAGCTGCGGGGCCACGACATCCGCAAGATGCAGAACGAGCTCTCCGCCATCGGCGCGACCCGGTTGACCACCACGGAACCGGCCGTCCTCGCCCGCCTGCAGGCGGCCCGCAACGTCCTCTCCGCGTATGCGGGCGAGGAGCTGAAGTACCGGGGCGCGGAGGTCAGCGACGCCTTCGCGCTGGCGGACGACATCCTCGAGGAGCACGCCACCACCCTGTTCGGCGAGTCCTCGGAAGAAACCCACTCGCGCATCATGGTCACTCTCCCCACCGAGGCCGCGCACGACCTCGAGCTGGTCCGCGGCTTCGCCGACGCCGGCATGGAGCTGGCCCGCATCAACTGCGCCCACGACGGCCCGGAGGTGTGGGAGCGCATGATCGCGCACGTCCACACCGCGGCCCGGGAGATCGGCCGGGAGATCAAGGTGGCCATGGACCTGGCCGGCCCGAAGGTCCGCACAGGCGAGATCGCGCCCGGCCCCGCCGTGGGCCGCGCGCGGGTCACCCGCACAAACACCGGACAGGTGATCACCCCGGCCAAGCTGTGGCTGACCCCCGACGACCTGTCCCCGGACCAGACACCCCCGGTCCCCGCCGACCTGCCGGGCCGCCCCGCCCTGGCGCTGCGGGTCGACCCGGAGTGGCTGGAGAAGCTGACCCCGGAATCCGAGATCACCCTGCACGACACCCGCGACGCCAAGCGCAGGTTCACCGTCTCCCGCGTCGGGGACGGCGGGGTTCTCGCGGAGGGGCAGCGCAACGCCTACATCTCCAACTCCACCCTGCTGGAGCACGACTGGGAGAAGACCCGCGTCTCCGGTGTCCCCGCCACCGAGCAGCGCCTGCGCCTGTTCGCCGGCGACCGCCTTATCCTCACCGACGACCAGGCCCCCGCCGAGCCCGCCCCGGGCCGGACCGCGAAGATCAGCTGCACCCTGCCCGAGGCTGTCGGCGCCATCGAGGTCGGCCAGCCCGTGCTTTTCGACGACGGTTCGATCGCCGCCCGCGCCTACTGCCGGCACACCACCCCGGAGGGGCACACCGAGGTCGGCCTCGAGATCACGCGCGCCCGCCCCGAGGGCACCAACCTCGCCGCCTACAAGGGCATCAACCTGCCGCAGACCGATCTGCCGCTGCCCAGCCTCACCGGGGAGGACATCGAGGCGTTCCGTTTCGTCGCCGCCCACGGCGACATCGCCAACGTGTCCTTCATCCGCAACGCCGAAGACGTCGCGTTCGTCCTGGCCACGCTTGAGCGGATCGCCGAGGAGTCCGAAGACCCGGAGCGCGTGCGCAACCTGGGCATCGTGCTCAAGATCGAGACCATCCCGGCGTATGAGAACCTGTGCGGCGTCCTGCTCGAGGGGATGCGCCACCCCAACCTCGGCGTCATGATCGCCCGCGGCGACCTGGCCGTCGAACTCGGCTTCGAGCGGATGGCCGAGGTTCCGCGGCTCATCGCCCAGATGGCGGAGGCCGCCCACGTGCCCACCGTCATGGCGACGCAGGTGCTGGAGAATATGGCCAAGTCGGGGCTGCCCTCCCGCGCGGAGATCACCGACGCCGGCTACGCCCTGCGCTCGGAGGCCGTCATGCTCAACAAGGGGCCGCACATCACCGACGCCATCCGCATCCTGCACCGGCTGTCCACCAAGCTGGGCCGTTCCCAGCGCAAGAACCGTCAGCTGCTGCGCCGCATCGGCAGCTGGGTGCCCGACGGCAATGAATGA
- a CDS encoding L-lactate dehydrogenase, giving the protein MRTAVGNKIVLIGAGDVGVAYAYALVNQGTVDHLAIIDIDKRKLRGNVMDLNHGVVWSSSRTRVTEGTYGDCADAAIVVICAGAAQKPGETRLQLVDRNMKIMKSIVDEVMAAAFDGIFIVATNPVDILTYGVWHYSGLDHRQVIGSGTILDSARYRFMLGELSRTSPTSIHAYIIGEHGDTELPVISSATIAGVPLSSRMEREEGFEKRIETIFEETRDAAYEIIDAKGSTSYGIGMGLARITKAIIQNQDVALPVSARLAGEYGENDLYIGTPAIINRSGVARVVELPLSAREQERFTHSAATLRAIQEEFFPPAPAVP; this is encoded by the coding sequence GTGCGAACTGCAGTCGGCAACAAGATCGTGCTCATCGGCGCCGGCGACGTGGGCGTCGCCTATGCCTACGCGCTGGTGAACCAGGGCACGGTCGACCACCTGGCCATCATCGACATCGACAAGCGGAAACTCCGCGGCAACGTCATGGATCTCAACCACGGGGTGGTGTGGTCCAGCTCCCGTACCCGCGTCACCGAAGGCACCTACGGAGACTGCGCCGATGCCGCGATCGTGGTCATCTGCGCGGGTGCCGCGCAGAAACCGGGCGAAACCCGGCTGCAGCTGGTGGACAGGAACATGAAGATCATGAAGTCGATCGTCGATGAAGTCATGGCGGCCGCCTTCGACGGTATCTTCATCGTCGCAACGAACCCGGTGGACATCCTCACCTACGGCGTGTGGCACTACTCCGGTCTGGACCACCGGCAGGTCATCGGCTCCGGCACCATCCTGGACTCCGCCCGCTACCGCTTCATGCTCGGCGAGCTGTCCCGGACCTCGCCCACGTCGATCCACGCCTACATCATCGGTGAACACGGCGACACGGAGCTGCCGGTCATCTCCTCCGCCACCATCGCAGGCGTGCCCCTGTCCTCCCGGATGGAGCGGGAGGAGGGCTTCGAGAAGCGCATCGAGACGATCTTCGAGGAGACCCGCGACGCCGCCTACGAGATCATCGACGCCAAGGGTTCCACCTCCTACGGGATCGGCATGGGGCTGGCGCGCATCACCAAGGCGATCATCCAGAACCAGGATGTCGCGCTCCCGGTGTCCGCCCGCCTGGCGGGCGAATACGGCGAGAACGACCTCTACATCGGCACCCCGGCGATCATCAACCGTTCCGGCGTCGCCCGTGTGGTCGAACTCCCCCTCAGCGCCCGCGAGCAGGAGCGTTTCACGCATTCCGCAGCAACTCTGCGCGCCATTCAGGAGGAGTTCTTCCCGCCTGCCCCGGCCGTGCCGTAG
- a CDS encoding alpha/beta-hydrolase family protein, giving the protein MRVSRRLHHQLLAVAAPAAAHGLRGVAFALEVTADLMPGFRMTRRRRLPANLGAGILGAEMSTWWAISPSLLPRPWWVTAANVAICQGVGHVAGTGFAWTVNRWLSHHDIHPPAGVRRFWKDTGHTAVAVVTATAVLQSLRRQRQQARLVRVERQRGPSHALAGGLVGTAGYGILLLLGDAAQVSVDHMGRRLSRWMPLSVAWSLTAGGMTWLVLVLSDRVLVRRILAGLSRRAEKVNKSVFPGTSMPWEPERSGSPWSLERWSAVGSQGRAVLSLGPRARQIAEVTGLPGAREPIRIFVGLVKGRSLESAARLILAEMDRTGAFRRDTLVMQTSAGTGWITDWSVDAVEFLTGGDCATVAMQYSFLPSAVSYLVDRDTPVRASRILLSALLDRLDRMDPEDRPKFYVAGESLGGYGVAASFDGLEDLLARTDGAVISGSPRFTRLLRELTDARDAGSPERLPVVDGGRHVRFVSHPDHLWQEFTGMAYANGWEHPRVVVAQHASDPIVWWDSDLFWRRPDWLTEPGSRGVPAPRPQHLDVFHGMRWVPFITGWQVGLDQLTSLFVPGGHGHNYHAEMLWYWDAVLGDHASVRLDRALARRAEMFIRRDAVKR; this is encoded by the coding sequence ATGAGGGTCTCCCGCCGCCTGCACCACCAACTTCTGGCCGTCGCGGCCCCCGCAGCGGCGCACGGCCTGAGGGGAGTGGCGTTCGCGCTGGAGGTCACCGCGGACCTCATGCCCGGTTTCCGGATGACCCGCCGCCGACGACTCCCGGCGAACCTCGGCGCGGGGATCCTGGGCGCGGAGATGAGCACGTGGTGGGCGATCTCCCCGTCCCTGCTGCCCCGCCCGTGGTGGGTGACCGCGGCGAACGTCGCCATCTGCCAGGGGGTGGGCCATGTCGCGGGCACCGGTTTCGCCTGGACGGTGAACCGGTGGCTGAGCCACCATGACATCCACCCCCCGGCCGGGGTACGGCGGTTCTGGAAGGACACCGGCCATACCGCGGTGGCGGTGGTGACCGCGACCGCTGTCCTCCAGAGTCTCCGTCGCCAGCGGCAGCAGGCCCGCCTGGTGCGGGTGGAGAGGCAGCGCGGTCCCTCCCATGCGCTGGCCGGCGGCCTCGTGGGGACGGCAGGGTACGGCATCCTGCTCCTGCTCGGCGACGCGGCACAGGTCTCCGTGGACCACATGGGCCGGCGTCTGTCCCGCTGGATGCCCCTGAGCGTCGCGTGGTCCCTGACCGCCGGGGGGATGACCTGGTTGGTGCTGGTCCTGAGCGACCGGGTGCTCGTGCGAAGGATCCTGGCGGGTCTGTCCCGGCGGGCGGAGAAGGTCAACAAGTCCGTGTTCCCCGGCACCAGCATGCCGTGGGAGCCGGAACGCTCGGGTTCCCCCTGGTCACTCGAGCGGTGGTCGGCGGTGGGTTCGCAGGGGCGGGCCGTCTTGTCGCTGGGGCCGCGTGCCAGGCAGATTGCTGAGGTCACGGGCCTGCCCGGTGCCCGCGAGCCGATCCGGATCTTCGTGGGACTGGTGAAGGGCCGCTCGCTGGAGTCCGCGGCCCGGCTGATCCTCGCGGAAATGGACCGCACCGGGGCCTTCCGCCGGGACACCCTGGTCATGCAGACCTCGGCGGGCACCGGGTGGATCACGGACTGGTCGGTGGACGCGGTGGAGTTCCTCACCGGCGGGGACTGCGCCACCGTGGCCATGCAGTACTCCTTCCTGCCCTCGGCCGTGTCCTACCTGGTGGACCGCGACACCCCGGTCCGCGCCTCCCGGATCCTCCTGTCCGCGCTCCTCGACCGGCTCGACCGGATGGATCCGGAGGACCGGCCGAAGTTCTACGTCGCCGGGGAGTCCCTCGGCGGTTACGGGGTGGCCGCCTCCTTCGACGGCCTCGAGGACCTCCTGGCGCGCACCGACGGCGCCGTCATCTCCGGTTCCCCCCGCTTCACCCGGCTGCTGCGCGAGCTGACCGACGCCCGCGACGCCGGCTCCCCCGAACGCCTCCCCGTCGTCGACGGCGGACGGCACGTCCGCTTCGTCTCCCACCCCGACCACCTGTGGCAGGAGTTCACCGGCATGGCCTACGCCAACGGGTGGGAGCATCCCCGGGTGGTGGTGGCGCAGCACGCCTCGGACCCCATCGTCTGGTGGGATTCGGACCTGTTCTGGCGGCGCCCCGACTGGCTCACCGAGCCGGGCTCCCGCGGCGTGCCGGCCCCCCGCCCCCAGCACCTGGACGTGTTCCACGGGATGCGGTGGGTGCCGTTCATCACGGGGTGGCAGGTCGGCCTAGACCAGCTGACCTCGCTGTTCGTCCCCGGGGGCCACGGGCACAACTACCACGCGGAGATGCTCTGGTACTGGGACGCAGTGCTCGGCGACCATGCCTCCGTCCGGCTGGACCGGGCCCTCGCCCGCAGGGCGGAGATGTTCATCCGGCGCGACGCCGTCAAGCGGTGA
- a CDS encoding alkaline phosphatase D family protein has product MRKTGQHRTSPRITRRGLLQGTLIAGAAATAPSSLTRVRASDVQAYGDADLDALHAPSPYGDPEHHAFMHGVASGDPLPNSVILWTRVTPTPDAVPGSGAGPDVQLRWEVAEDPEFTTVARAGTVTASAMNDHTVHVDPFGLRPGTVYHYRFTALDGAHAGRTSRVGRTRTAPADDADVDTLRLAVCSCANFEAGYFSAYSDIARRAYAGEIDVVVHMGDYLYEYASGEYAGKYGVVRPHVPTWEIRTLADYRSRHGHYRRDVELQLAHAAAPWVVTWDDHEIANDSWAGGAEGHDPFHGDWGTRRDAAMQAYLEWLPVRGTAPSRGGRIYRTLRYGRLAEVQMLDLRSYRSAPGMMHPAQRNSIDRTIMGSEQFEWLANRLNTGNARWNLIGTSVMMAPLNLIHIDQAVRSQLAGMVGFDVAGTPVNVDQWDGYTADRDRLLDQLARGHGRNVFLTGDIHSEWAGDIHHRGRVVAAELVCSSVTAANIDEQVGLGEDNPLSRTAEHHVLAHNPHIRHVDLDAHGYATLTVRPDHVEMAWHRVVDVTVAGSPVVAGPVLRYDGSRITA; this is encoded by the coding sequence GTGAGGAAGACAGGGCAGCACCGAACCAGCCCCCGGATCACGCGACGGGGTCTTCTCCAGGGCACCCTCATCGCCGGCGCGGCCGCGACCGCGCCCAGTTCGCTGACTCGCGTGCGCGCCTCCGACGTCCAGGCCTACGGCGACGCGGACCTCGACGCGCTCCACGCCCCCAGCCCCTACGGCGACCCGGAGCACCACGCTTTCATGCACGGCGTCGCCTCGGGTGATCCGCTGCCCAACTCCGTCATCCTGTGGACCCGGGTGACCCCGACCCCGGACGCGGTGCCGGGCTCCGGCGCCGGCCCGGACGTGCAGCTTCGCTGGGAGGTCGCGGAGGATCCGGAGTTCACAACTGTGGCCCGCGCGGGCACCGTGACCGCCAGCGCGATGAACGACCACACCGTCCACGTCGACCCCTTCGGTCTGCGCCCCGGCACTGTGTACCACTACCGTTTCACCGCGCTCGACGGCGCGCACGCGGGCCGGACGTCCCGGGTCGGCCGGACACGGACGGCCCCGGCGGATGATGCGGACGTCGATACGCTGCGGCTGGCGGTGTGCTCGTGCGCGAACTTCGAGGCGGGTTATTTCTCCGCCTACTCCGACATCGCGCGGCGGGCCTACGCCGGGGAAATCGACGTCGTCGTCCACATGGGCGACTACCTCTACGAGTACGCCTCGGGCGAGTACGCCGGGAAGTACGGCGTCGTCCGCCCGCACGTGCCCACCTGGGAGATCCGCACCCTGGCGGACTACCGTTCCCGTCACGGCCACTACCGGCGGGACGTGGAGCTGCAGCTGGCGCACGCCGCGGCGCCCTGGGTGGTCACGTGGGACGACCACGAGATCGCCAACGACTCCTGGGCCGGCGGGGCGGAAGGCCACGACCCCTTCCACGGTGACTGGGGGACGCGCCGCGACGCCGCGATGCAGGCCTACCTCGAATGGCTCCCCGTCCGCGGCACCGCGCCCTCCCGCGGCGGACGCATCTACCGCACCCTGCGGTACGGGCGGCTCGCGGAGGTCCAGATGCTCGACCTGCGTTCCTACCGCAGCGCGCCGGGGATGATGCACCCGGCGCAGCGCAACAGCATCGACCGCACGATCATGGGCTCCGAGCAGTTCGAGTGGCTGGCCAACCGCCTGAACACCGGCAACGCGCGCTGGAACCTCATCGGCACATCCGTGATGATGGCCCCGCTCAACCTCATCCATATCGACCAGGCCGTGCGTTCGCAGCTCGCGGGGATGGTCGGCTTCGACGTCGCCGGAACCCCCGTCAACGTCGACCAGTGGGACGGCTACACCGCCGACCGGGACCGCCTGCTCGATCAGCTGGCCCGGGGCCACGGCCGCAACGTCTTCCTCACCGGGGACATCCACTCCGAATGGGCCGGGGACATCCACCACCGCGGCCGTGTCGTCGCCGCCGAGCTGGTCTGCTCGTCGGTGACGGCCGCGAACATCGACGAGCAGGTCGGACTCGGCGAGGACAACCCGCTCTCCCGGACCGCCGAACACCACGTTCTGGCGCACAACCCGCACATCCGGCACGTGGACCTCGACGCCCACGGCTACGCCACCCTCACCGTCCGCCCGGACCACGTCGAGATGGCGTGGCACCGGGTCGTCGACGTCACCGTGGCGGGCTCGCCGGTGGTGGCCGGGCCCGTCCTGCGTTACGACGGCTCCCGGATCACCGCTTGA
- a CDS encoding HAD family hydrolase: MHLPARTAAVLYDLDGTLVDHDHAARAGVDAWCSSLGLPGNQWDRWSAIERLWFTRFENGEVSHLGQRIERCREFLGRPELSDGEALELYEYYLRVYRANWRAFPDARPSLDNALAAGLKVGILTNGAAAMQQAKMEGTGLWREGMVMCATVELGSPKPRPEAYLGALDRLGVRAAETVMVGDSWANDVEGARRAGLAAIHLVREGVSREPGPSVSSLDEIVWH, encoded by the coding sequence ATGCATCTCCCAGCCCGCACGGCCGCCGTCCTCTACGACCTGGACGGGACGCTCGTCGACCACGACCACGCCGCCCGCGCGGGCGTCGACGCCTGGTGCAGCTCCCTCGGACTTCCCGGCAACCAGTGGGACCGCTGGTCGGCCATCGAGAGACTCTGGTTCACCCGCTTCGAGAACGGCGAGGTCAGCCACCTGGGCCAGCGCATCGAACGGTGCCGGGAGTTCCTCGGCCGGCCGGAGTTGAGCGACGGGGAGGCCCTCGAGCTCTACGAGTACTACCTGCGCGTGTACCGGGCTAACTGGCGGGCGTTCCCGGACGCCCGCCCCTCCCTCGACAACGCGCTGGCGGCCGGGCTGAAGGTGGGGATCCTCACCAACGGCGCGGCGGCCATGCAGCAGGCGAAGATGGAGGGCACCGGCCTGTGGCGCGAGGGGATGGTGATGTGCGCGACCGTCGAGCTCGGCTCGCCGAAGCCCCGGCCCGAGGCCTACCTCGGCGCGCTCGACAGGTTGGGGGTGCGGGCGGCCGAGACGGTCATGGTCGGCGACTCCTGGGCCAACGACGTCGAAGGCGCCCGGCGCGCCGGGTTGGCCGCGATCCACCTGGTGCGGGAGGGGGTTTCACGTGAACCCGGCCCCTCCGTGAGCAGCCTCGACGAGATTGTCTGGCACTAG
- the msrA gene encoding peptide-methionine (S)-S-oxide reductase MsrA produces the protein MSWMFARTPELVPADRALPGRETPVLDNPRPHAVLGTPITGPWLEGQRSLLVGIGCFWGVEKMYWETPGVVGTSAGYAGGTTKNPTYREVCSGRTNHAEVVEVVYDPSKVSLRELVAAALEGHDPTQGMRQGNDVGTQYRSAFYTVGERAEEERDEIKAIVDSYAAQLKEHGFGEVTTEVKTLAETDSGAYYLAEDEHQQYLHKVPHGYCPHHSTGVACRLPD, from the coding sequence ATGTCATGGATGTTTGCCAGAACCCCTGAACTCGTGCCCGCCGACCGGGCCCTGCCCGGTCGGGAAACCCCCGTCCTGGACAACCCCCGCCCGCACGCCGTCCTGGGCACCCCGATCACCGGCCCGTGGCTCGAGGGGCAGCGCTCGCTCCTTGTGGGCATCGGCTGCTTCTGGGGCGTGGAGAAGATGTACTGGGAGACGCCCGGCGTCGTCGGCACCTCCGCCGGCTACGCAGGCGGGACGACGAAGAACCCCACCTACCGGGAGGTGTGCTCCGGGCGGACGAACCACGCCGAGGTCGTCGAGGTCGTCTACGACCCGTCGAAGGTGTCCCTCCGCGAACTCGTCGCCGCCGCGTTGGAGGGGCACGACCCGACCCAGGGCATGCGCCAGGGCAACGACGTGGGCACCCAGTACCGCTCCGCCTTCTACACCGTCGGGGAGCGGGCGGAGGAGGAGCGCGACGAGATCAAGGCGATCGTCGACTCCTACGCCGCCCAGCTCAAGGAGCACGGCTTCGGCGAGGTGACCACCGAGGTCAAGACGCTCGCCGAGACGGACTCGGGCGCCTACTATCTCGCCGAGGACGAGCACCAGCAGTACCTGCACAAGGTGCCCCACGGCTACTGCCCGCACCACTCCACCGGAGTGGCGTGCCGACTGCCGGACTAG
- a CDS encoding superoxide dismutase — protein MAVYELPELDYAYDALEPHISAEIMELHHSKHHATYVGGANAALEALEAERNGEANPDRVRALSKNLAFNLGGHTNHSIFWKNLSPNGGGEPTGELAEAITRDFGSFEKFQAHFNAAALGLQGSGWAVLGYDHIAGRLVIEQLTDQQGNISINLTPLLMLDMWEHAFYLQYKNVKADYVKAVWNVFNWEDVAQRYAAAK, from the coding sequence ATGGCAGTCTACGAACTTCCCGAGCTCGACTACGCCTACGACGCCCTCGAGCCGCACATCTCCGCCGAGATCATGGAGCTGCACCACTCCAAGCACCACGCCACCTACGTCGGCGGCGCCAACGCCGCCCTGGAGGCTCTGGAGGCGGAGCGCAACGGCGAGGCCAACCCGGACCGCGTCCGCGCGCTGTCCAAGAACCTGGCCTTCAACCTGGGTGGCCACACCAACCACTCCATCTTCTGGAAGAACCTCTCCCCGAACGGCGGCGGCGAGCCCACCGGCGAGCTGGCCGAGGCCATCACCCGCGACTTCGGTTCCTTCGAGAAGTTCCAGGCGCACTTCAACGCCGCGGCACTGGGCCTGCAGGGCTCCGGCTGGGCCGTCCTGGGTTACGACCACATCGCCGGCCGCCTCGTCATCGAGCAGCTGACCGACCAGCAGGGCAACATCTCCATCAACCTGACCCCGCTGCTGATGCTGGACATGTGGGAGCACGCCTTCTACCTGCAGTACAAGAACGTCAAGGCTGACTACGTCAAGGCAGTCTGGAACGTCTTCAACTGGGAGGACGTCGCACAGCGTTACGCTGCCGCGAAGTAA
- a CDS encoding LysR family transcriptional regulator: MRDISAVDLHGFIAVAESGHLTATAAELGVPQPTLTRRIRRVEGAVGADLFDRAGRQMALNARGRAYLPHARAVLAELEVGRTKVARLMDPERGTVRLDFMHSLGTWLVPDLLRDYRSLHPGVDFRLHQGAARALVDRVLADAADIALVGPRPAEAGGILGWHQLELQHLALAVPEGHRLAGEGPVDLREAAGEPFVGMLPGYGTRLLLDRIAGELGFHPNLVFESMELTTVAGLVSAGLGVALLPLDDPYLAPAGIVLRPLDPPRHRELGLVWRAGAGEAPPVDQFRRFVLAR, encoded by the coding sequence ATGAGAGATATTTCCGCCGTCGACCTGCATGGTTTCATCGCCGTCGCAGAGTCCGGACACCTCACCGCCACGGCTGCCGAGCTGGGCGTTCCCCAGCCGACCCTCACCCGGCGGATCCGTCGGGTGGAGGGCGCCGTCGGAGCGGACCTCTTCGACCGCGCCGGGCGGCAGATGGCGCTCAACGCCCGGGGCCGCGCGTATCTTCCGCATGCCCGTGCCGTGCTCGCGGAGCTGGAGGTCGGCCGGACGAAGGTCGCCCGCCTCATGGACCCCGAGCGCGGCACGGTCCGCCTCGACTTCATGCACTCCCTGGGCACCTGGCTTGTTCCGGACCTGCTCCGCGACTACCGGTCGCTGCACCCGGGCGTGGACTTCCGCCTCCATCAGGGGGCGGCGCGTGCCCTGGTCGACCGCGTGCTCGCCGACGCCGCCGACATCGCCCTCGTCGGCCCCCGCCCAGCCGAGGCGGGCGGCATCCTCGGTTGGCACCAGCTGGAGTTGCAGCACCTGGCACTGGCTGTCCCGGAGGGGCACCGCCTGGCCGGGGAGGGGCCCGTCGACCTGCGCGAGGCGGCGGGGGAACCCTTCGTGGGCATGCTCCCGGGCTACGGCACCCGCCTGCTGCTCGACCGCATCGCCGGAGAGCTCGGTTTCCACCCGAACCTGGTGTTCGAGTCGATGGAGCTGACCACGGTGGCGGGACTTGTGTCCGCGGGGCTGGGCGTGGCGCTCCTGCCGCTGGACGACCCTTACCTGGCGCCCGCCGGTATCGTCCTGCGGCCGCTCGATCCGCCCCGGCACCGGGAACTCGGGCTGGTGTGGCGCGCCGGGGCAGGCGAGGCGCCGCCGGTGGACCAGTTCCGCCGCTTCGTCCTGGCCCGCTGA